A region of Pyxidicoccus parkwaysis DNA encodes the following proteins:
- a CDS encoding lysophospholipid acyltransferase family protein has translation MRRAGGLPLAAWLATFRLLRRYHRYDVVNLEPLLRPGAKLIVGYHGRPLAFDLCMLTVTLYEHLGYLPHGVAHGAFGRIPGMRAVADGLGFVTGDDPRLAEAVARGEHVLLQPGGTREGCRSFRQRYRVDWGERLGYLRLAVRYRLPIVPVGGSGMDDAYVGLNDGYALGRRVGMPARLPLWLGVGATGLWPISLPFPVKMTQWVGEPMTRHLEPGFDVNDRAVMLAVHYEVAGAVQALLDRARQRGS, from the coding sequence ATGAGACGCGCGGGAGGTCTGCCGCTGGCGGCGTGGCTGGCCACCTTCCGGCTGCTGCGCCGCTACCACCGCTATGACGTGGTGAATCTGGAGCCGCTCCTGCGCCCCGGCGCGAAGCTCATCGTCGGCTACCACGGGCGGCCCCTGGCCTTCGACTTGTGCATGCTGACGGTGACGCTCTACGAGCATTTGGGCTACCTGCCTCACGGCGTGGCCCACGGCGCCTTCGGGCGGATTCCAGGCATGCGCGCGGTGGCGGACGGGCTGGGCTTCGTCACGGGAGACGACCCACGTCTGGCGGAGGCGGTGGCGCGCGGCGAGCACGTCCTGTTGCAACCCGGTGGCACGCGCGAGGGCTGCCGGAGCTTTCGCCAGCGCTACCGCGTGGACTGGGGTGAGCGGCTGGGCTACCTGCGACTGGCGGTGCGCTACCGGCTGCCGATTGTACCCGTGGGTGGCAGCGGCATGGACGATGCGTACGTGGGCCTCAACGACGGGTATGCATTGGGACGGCGAGTGGGGATGCCGGCGCGACTGCCATTGTGGCTCGGCGTGGGCGCGACGGGCCTGTGGCCCATTTCACTGCCCTTCCCCGTGAAGATGACACAGTGGGTGGGCGAGCCGATGACGCGTCATCTCGAACCGGGGTTCGACGTCAATGACCGGGCAGTGATGCTGGCGGTCCATTACGAGGTTGCGGGTGCGGTACAGGCGTTGCTGGACAGGGCGCGACAGCGAGGAAGCTGA
- a CDS encoding efflux RND transporter periplasmic adaptor subunit, whose translation MQLVRSWSAGLAALALASSACKGSKEDGPQGGPGGAAGKALPVQVQALAPGQVRDTSEYLGTLVSRRSITIFPQVAGYVQEIPLKPGAQVKAGDVLLVVDPRQQRAGLRATQAQQASAKAQREFAETTRKRSEQLLAEGLLSRQDYDQSVAQAQQAEASARAIEAQTQAQEVQLGFYKVSAPFAGVVGNYPVKVGDYVTPQTALTQLDQSRLLEVAVQVPVERARDIKVGTTPVEVLDADGKPLVSAPVFFIAPTPSPTTQLVEVRGAFENTVGLRAGQLVRANVVYETRDALQVPTFAVTRISSQSFVYTVGQGDAGTVAQRTPVTLGQVSGNAYEVMGGVDAGTQVVVSSIQLLRDGAPIQPMPAKQEAQGAPHGVGGSGDGQPKQGNPAQPEADGGQPLQPQGQGMPGGAARPGGGAHPQGPQPGGSTTPAQ comes from the coding sequence ATGCAACTGGTGAGGAGTTGGAGCGCGGGGCTCGCGGCCCTCGCGCTGGCGTCGTCGGCGTGCAAGGGCTCGAAGGAGGACGGTCCCCAGGGCGGCCCGGGAGGCGCCGCGGGGAAGGCCCTGCCCGTGCAGGTGCAGGCACTGGCTCCGGGGCAGGTGCGTGACACCAGCGAGTACCTGGGCACGCTCGTCTCCCGCCGCAGCATCACCATCTTCCCGCAGGTCGCCGGCTACGTGCAGGAGATTCCCCTCAAGCCCGGCGCCCAGGTGAAGGCGGGCGACGTGCTGCTGGTGGTGGACCCCCGCCAGCAACGCGCGGGCCTGCGCGCCACCCAGGCCCAGCAGGCGTCCGCCAAGGCCCAGCGCGAGTTCGCGGAGACCACCCGCAAGCGCAGCGAGCAGCTCCTCGCGGAAGGGCTGCTCAGCCGTCAGGACTATGACCAGTCCGTGGCCCAGGCCCAGCAGGCCGAGGCCAGCGCGCGCGCCATCGAGGCGCAAACCCAGGCGCAGGAGGTCCAGCTCGGCTTCTACAAGGTGAGCGCGCCCTTCGCGGGCGTGGTGGGCAACTACCCGGTGAAGGTGGGCGACTACGTCACGCCGCAGACGGCCCTCACGCAGCTCGACCAGAGCCGCCTGCTGGAGGTGGCCGTGCAGGTGCCCGTCGAGCGGGCCCGCGACATCAAGGTGGGGACCACCCCGGTGGAGGTGCTGGACGCGGACGGCAAGCCGCTGGTGTCCGCGCCCGTCTTCTTCATCGCGCCCACGCCCAGCCCGACCACGCAGCTCGTCGAGGTGAGGGGCGCCTTCGAGAACACCGTGGGCCTGCGCGCGGGGCAGCTCGTGCGAGCCAACGTGGTGTACGAGACGCGCGACGCGCTCCAGGTGCCCACCTTCGCGGTGACGCGCATCAGCAGCCAGTCCTTCGTCTACACGGTGGGCCAGGGTGACGCCGGCACGGTGGCGCAGCGCACCCCGGTGACGCTGGGGCAGGTCTCCGGCAATGCCTACGAAGTGATGGGCGGAGTGGACGCCGGCACGCAGGTGGTGGTCAGCAGCATCCAGCTCCTGCGCGACGGCGCGCCCATCCAGCCCATGCCCGCGAAGCAGGAAGCGCAGGGCGCGCCGCACGGAGTCGGCGGCAGCGGGGACGGACAGCCCAAGCAGGGCAACCCAGCCCAGCCCGAGGCCGACGGCGGCCAGCCGCTCCAGCCGCAGGGACAGGGCATGCCCGGCGGTGCGGCGCGGCCGGGAGGCGGCGCCCATCCCCAGGGCCCTCAACCGGGCGGCAGCACCACGCCGGCACAGTGA
- a CDS encoding patatin-like phospholipase family protein, with protein MANSTHLDDQRRRLYALKRAPALRHTSNTVLLQLLEKAREVRWAKDAVVCEEARDAEGFFLLLDGELDVRRSGEHLLTLRPVTPLGVEALVGGTSTVTARAAAASHGLFFPRDAVWELVRSRAGLRQDLGARVADKPRHEALREYAEVVAFESDVRDAPLSTLIALVAKVLARDFGDRVLLLRKGNAEVSQGADGVLHASVPELSTGTLQRLSREHGVDYVFLDGCRFTGRAPGKTVRLVPGPLHTRPPLTPGLRVLPTVVIDPERPSRDSEVGGPLSRDGADTRVLPACWLRLGLGHLSSLPVDERPLEDVELTDAELDALSRWARAISHRRVGLALSGGGVWGFYHVYILRWLVGNGIPIDFISGASMGSLVGAYFCGSALDGRGGLAGLLRLEERAVNRELSLAATGAMVTSYTLERFVRQDLGDTSLEELPIRFLPVATDLTSGQCVALERGPVAMGVRASGSAPGVFAPTLVPPARYVDGAFTSMVPANVLLSAGADLIFSSNIFPFGVRESTFMPRSGVGRFLAGLNPVSRALDLMASGVLLLHRSGDAEALLADVSYDIASAELPLLTAMDFTRARDILDRAAADGALTEKLEELKALWHRVKTRASPHPGGRRAA; from the coding sequence ATGGCAAACTCCACGCACCTCGATGACCAGCGCCGACGACTCTACGCACTGAAGCGAGCGCCGGCCTTACGGCACACCAGCAACACGGTGCTGCTGCAGCTGCTGGAGAAGGCGCGGGAGGTCCGCTGGGCGAAGGACGCGGTGGTGTGCGAGGAGGCGCGGGACGCGGAGGGCTTCTTCCTCTTGCTGGACGGCGAGCTGGACGTGCGCCGGAGCGGGGAACATCTCCTGACGCTGAGGCCCGTCACGCCGCTGGGCGTGGAGGCATTGGTGGGCGGAACGTCCACCGTCACCGCGCGGGCGGCCGCCGCGTCGCACGGCCTGTTCTTCCCTCGCGACGCTGTCTGGGAGCTGGTGCGCTCGCGCGCGGGGCTGCGGCAGGACCTGGGTGCCCGCGTGGCGGACAAGCCCCGGCACGAAGCGCTGCGTGAGTACGCGGAGGTGGTGGCCTTCGAGAGCGACGTGCGCGACGCGCCGCTGTCCACGCTCATCGCGCTGGTGGCGAAGGTGCTCGCGAGGGACTTCGGCGACCGGGTGCTGCTGCTGCGCAAGGGGAACGCCGAAGTCTCACAGGGCGCGGATGGTGTGCTCCATGCGTCCGTGCCGGAGTTGTCGACGGGCACGCTCCAGCGACTGTCTCGCGAGCACGGCGTGGACTACGTCTTCCTGGATGGCTGCCGCTTCACCGGCAGGGCGCCGGGCAAGACGGTGCGGCTCGTCCCCGGTCCCCTGCACACGCGGCCGCCGCTCACCCCGGGACTTCGGGTGCTGCCCACGGTGGTCATCGACCCGGAGCGTCCGTCTCGAGATTCCGAGGTGGGCGGGCCGCTCTCACGGGATGGCGCGGACACGCGGGTCCTGCCGGCGTGCTGGCTGCGGCTGGGCCTGGGGCACCTCTCCTCGCTGCCGGTGGACGAGCGTCCTCTGGAGGACGTGGAGCTGACGGACGCGGAGCTGGACGCGCTGTCGCGCTGGGCACGGGCCATCAGTCACCGGCGCGTGGGGCTGGCGCTCAGCGGCGGCGGCGTGTGGGGCTTCTACCACGTGTACATCCTGCGCTGGCTGGTGGGGAACGGCATCCCCATCGACTTCATCAGCGGGGCCAGCATGGGCTCGCTGGTGGGCGCGTACTTCTGCGGCAGCGCGTTGGATGGGAGGGGCGGGCTCGCGGGCCTGCTGCGCCTGGAGGAGCGCGCGGTGAATCGCGAGCTCTCGCTGGCGGCCACGGGCGCGATGGTGACGTCGTACACGCTGGAGCGCTTCGTGCGCCAGGATTTGGGAGACACCTCGCTGGAGGAGTTGCCCATCCGCTTCCTGCCGGTGGCCACGGACCTGACGAGCGGCCAATGCGTGGCGCTGGAGCGCGGGCCGGTGGCCATGGGTGTGCGCGCCAGCGGCTCGGCGCCCGGCGTCTTCGCGCCCACGCTGGTGCCGCCCGCGCGCTACGTTGACGGTGCCTTCACCAGCATGGTGCCGGCCAACGTGCTGCTGAGCGCGGGCGCGGACCTCATCTTCTCCAGCAACATCTTCCCCTTCGGCGTGCGCGAGTCGACGTTCATGCCGCGCTCGGGGGTGGGCCGCTTCCTCGCGGGCCTCAACCCGGTGTCGCGTGCCTTGGATTTGATGGCCAGCGGCGTGCTGCTGCTGCACCGGAGCGGGGACGCGGAGGCGCTGCTCGCGGACGTCAGCTACGACATCGCCTCGGCGGAATTGCCGCTGCTCACCGCCATGGACTTCACCCGGGCGCGAGACATCCTGGACCGGGCGGCCGCGGACGGCGCGCTGACGGAGAAGCTGGAGGAGCTGAAAGCGCTCTGGCACCGGGTGAAGACGCGCGCGTCTCCGCACCCTGGCGGAAGGCGGGCGGCATGA
- a CDS encoding 3-oxoacyl-ACP synthase III family protein: MIPVRILGTASVLPGPAVTTAELCARVGRDASEVEHKTGIHTRHFAPPGTKAADVAAAALRGALEAAGLEAKALRRILCVTSMGGDVTTPATANRVAAALGLSGSCDAMDVSNACMGFLSAFDLAARSVATGLGPVGIVSVELLSRTTTPEDPRPYLVLGDAAAAAVLGTARPGEGVLGVALGNNGMLPTDVVLENPHVTGRREHMRFLTPSKEMTRVALDALLTAARAVLDEAGVALRDVEWVLTHQPNGSMLEAILEAMEVAPERGVRVVDTVGSVGSASLGVGLDRLLRTRPVKAGNRILLVGVGAGVAHGAVLYRVGG; the protein is encoded by the coding sequence ATGATTCCCGTCCGCATCCTCGGCACCGCGAGCGTCCTTCCCGGTCCTGCCGTGACGACGGCGGAGTTGTGCGCACGCGTGGGCCGCGACGCCTCGGAGGTGGAGCACAAGACGGGCATCCACACGCGGCACTTCGCGCCGCCGGGCACCAAGGCCGCGGACGTGGCGGCCGCCGCGCTGCGCGGCGCGCTGGAGGCGGCGGGGCTGGAGGCGAAGGCGCTGCGCCGCATCCTCTGTGTCACCTCCATGGGTGGAGACGTCACCACGCCCGCCACGGCCAACCGCGTGGCGGCGGCGCTGGGCCTGTCCGGAAGCTGTGATGCCATGGACGTGAGCAACGCGTGCATGGGCTTCTTGAGTGCCTTTGATTTGGCCGCTCGCTCGGTGGCGACGGGCCTGGGGCCGGTGGGCATCGTCTCCGTGGAGTTGCTGTCGCGCACCACCACGCCGGAGGACCCACGCCCCTACCTGGTGCTGGGTGACGCGGCAGCGGCGGCGGTGCTGGGCACGGCAAGGCCCGGCGAGGGCGTGCTGGGCGTGGCGCTGGGCAACAACGGCATGCTGCCCACGGACGTGGTGCTGGAGAACCCACACGTCACCGGCAGGCGGGAGCACATGCGCTTCCTCACGCCCAGCAAGGAGATGACGCGCGTGGCATTGGACGCGCTGCTGACGGCCGCGCGCGCCGTGCTGGACGAGGCGGGCGTGGCCCTGCGCGACGTGGAGTGGGTGCTCACGCACCAGCCCAACGGCAGCATGCTGGAGGCCATCCTCGAGGCCATGGAAGTCGCGCCGGAGCGCGGCGTGCGCGTGGTGGACACCGTGGGCAGCGTGGGCTCGGCGTCACTGGGCGTGGGGTTGGACCGGCTGTTGCGCACGCGGCCGGTGAAGGCGGGAAACCGGATTCTGCTGGTGGGCGTGGGCGCAGGCGTCGCGCACGGCGCGGTGCTGTACCGGGTGGGGGGATGA
- a CDS encoding efflux RND transporter permease subunit → MFSDFFIRRPVFASVVAIIITLVGVISIPSLPIEQYPDLSLPVVQVTANYIGASAETVESAVTTVLERQLNGVQGMRYIASTSSNTGQSSINVTFDQGRSLDLAAVDVQNRVATATPQLPAAVNALGVTVNKAQTQLLMAFGLFDKEGRYDTGFLSNYADVYIRDALLRVKGVGDVRIFGERRFAMRLWLNPTELARRGLAATDVVNALRSQNVQVGAGQVGQEPAPKGQDYVFTLRVLGQLSTAEQFGDIVVQRGQDGSLVRVKDVGRAELGAENYAQLLRFNGRDAVGLGIFQLPGSNALQVRDGVLQELKRLEGNFPPGMAYQRAFDTTAAVSASIEEVLTTLGEAILLVVLVIFIFLHGWRSVLVVATTLPVSLVGTFMFVSAFGFSINTLTLFGLTLATGLVVDDAIIVIENVERTMEHDNVDAREAAHRGMKQVAGALVAIALVLSSVFVPVSFFPGTTGIIYRQFALTLAFSISLSALVALTLSPALCALLLKPHEGQKWRVFREFDRVLEKFRNGYGRLLVKLTGPLKWPVTIAFVICLAGTILAYRLTPSGFIPGEDQGYLIVAVQGPEGTSLDYTRQVLLQAEGALRKQPEVQDIFTVGGFSLLGTGANYGTLFVNLHPWDQRKKREQSVAGLVERLRGPLLGIGGARVLPFEPPAIRGVGSVGGFEFVLEDQQGGRSLAELSQTTDTLVARAGQDPGLRGVFSSFTASTPLLDVQVDREKALALGVPLDAVFSTLQVYLGSQYVNDFTFASRVYRVYVQAAMPFRSEPRDINSLYVRSSAGQMVPLESLVRVKPITSAQNIQHYNLFRSAGINGQAAPGRSTGQALDDMEHVARQTLPAGYTFEWTGLSQEQRQAGSSVLLIFGLGVVFVFLVLSAQYESFALPGVILLGVPVAMLGALALQNLRGLQNDVFCQVGLVMLVGLASKNAILIVEFAEQLRTQGQGVVDSAIFAAQTRLRPILMTSIAFLMGVVPLMLASGAGASARKSLGTTVFGGMLLSTFVNLIFIPVLYVLVETARSRYLKRHPPRTPPPPDEAPPQPRPA, encoded by the coding sequence ATGTTCAGCGACTTCTTCATCCGCCGTCCCGTCTTCGCCAGCGTGGTGGCCATCATCATCACCCTGGTGGGTGTCATCTCCATCCCCTCGCTGCCGATTGAGCAGTACCCGGACCTGTCGCTGCCCGTGGTGCAGGTGACGGCGAACTACATCGGCGCGTCCGCGGAGACGGTGGAGAGCGCCGTCACCACGGTGCTGGAGCGCCAGCTCAACGGCGTGCAGGGGATGCGCTACATCGCCTCCACCAGCAGCAACACCGGGCAGAGCAGCATCAACGTCACCTTCGACCAGGGACGCAGCCTGGACCTCGCGGCGGTGGACGTGCAGAACCGCGTGGCCACCGCGACTCCGCAGCTCCCCGCCGCGGTGAATGCGCTGGGCGTCACCGTCAACAAGGCGCAGACGCAGCTGCTCATGGCCTTCGGCCTGTTCGACAAGGAGGGCCGCTACGACACGGGCTTCCTGAGCAACTACGCGGACGTCTACATCCGCGACGCGCTCCTGCGCGTGAAGGGCGTGGGCGACGTGCGCATCTTCGGCGAGCGCCGCTTCGCCATGCGCCTGTGGCTGAACCCCACGGAGCTGGCGCGCCGGGGACTGGCCGCGACGGACGTGGTGAACGCGCTGCGCTCGCAGAACGTGCAGGTGGGCGCGGGCCAGGTAGGGCAGGAGCCCGCGCCGAAGGGGCAGGACTACGTGTTCACCTTGCGCGTGCTGGGTCAGCTCAGCACGGCGGAGCAGTTCGGCGACATCGTCGTGCAGCGCGGGCAGGACGGCTCGCTGGTGCGGGTGAAGGACGTGGGCCGCGCGGAGCTGGGCGCGGAGAACTACGCGCAGCTCCTGCGCTTCAACGGCCGCGACGCCGTGGGCCTGGGCATCTTCCAGCTCCCCGGCTCCAACGCGCTGCAGGTGCGCGACGGCGTCCTCCAGGAACTGAAGCGGCTGGAGGGCAACTTCCCACCGGGCATGGCGTACCAGCGCGCCTTCGACACCACCGCCGCGGTGTCGGCGTCGATTGAAGAGGTGCTCACCACGCTGGGCGAGGCCATCCTCCTGGTGGTGCTGGTCATCTTCATCTTCCTGCACGGCTGGCGCAGCGTGCTGGTGGTGGCCACCACGCTGCCGGTGTCGCTGGTGGGCACGTTCATGTTCGTCAGCGCGTTCGGCTTCTCCATCAACACGCTGACGCTCTTCGGCCTCACGCTGGCCACGGGCCTCGTGGTGGATGACGCCATCATCGTCATCGAGAACGTCGAGCGCACCATGGAGCACGACAACGTGGACGCGCGCGAGGCGGCACACCGGGGCATGAAGCAGGTGGCCGGCGCGCTGGTGGCCATCGCGCTCGTGCTCTCCTCGGTGTTCGTCCCCGTGTCCTTCTTCCCCGGCACCACGGGCATCATCTACCGGCAGTTCGCGCTCACCCTCGCCTTCTCCATCAGCCTCTCCGCGCTGGTGGCCCTCACGCTGTCACCCGCGCTGTGCGCGCTGCTCCTCAAGCCGCACGAGGGCCAGAAGTGGCGCGTGTTCCGCGAGTTCGACCGGGTTCTGGAGAAGTTCCGCAACGGGTACGGGCGGCTGCTGGTGAAGCTCACCGGGCCGCTGAAGTGGCCGGTGACCATCGCCTTCGTCATCTGCCTCGCGGGAACGATTCTCGCGTACCGCCTCACGCCCAGCGGCTTCATCCCCGGCGAGGACCAGGGCTACCTCATCGTCGCGGTGCAGGGCCCGGAGGGCACGTCGCTGGACTACACGCGCCAGGTGCTCCTCCAGGCGGAGGGCGCGCTGCGCAAGCAGCCGGAGGTGCAGGACATCTTCACCGTGGGCGGCTTCTCGCTGCTGGGCACCGGCGCCAACTACGGCACCCTCTTCGTCAACCTGCACCCGTGGGACCAGCGCAAGAAGCGCGAGCAGAGCGTGGCGGGACTCGTGGAGCGGCTGCGCGGCCCGCTGCTGGGCATCGGCGGAGCGCGCGTGCTGCCCTTCGAGCCGCCTGCCATCCGCGGCGTGGGCAGCGTGGGCGGCTTCGAGTTCGTGCTCGAGGACCAGCAGGGCGGCCGCTCGCTGGCGGAGCTCTCGCAGACGACGGACACCCTCGTGGCCCGCGCCGGCCAGGACCCGGGCCTGCGGGGCGTGTTCTCTTCATTCACCGCGAGCACGCCGCTGTTGGACGTGCAGGTGGACCGCGAGAAGGCGCTGGCGCTGGGCGTGCCGCTGGACGCGGTCTTCTCCACCCTCCAGGTGTACCTGGGCAGCCAGTACGTGAATGACTTCACCTTCGCCAGCCGCGTGTACCGCGTCTACGTGCAGGCGGCGATGCCGTTCCGCAGCGAGCCCAGGGACATCAACTCGCTCTACGTGCGCTCGTCCGCGGGACAGATGGTGCCGCTGGAGTCGCTGGTCCGCGTGAAGCCGATTACCAGCGCGCAGAACATCCAGCACTACAACCTCTTCCGCTCGGCGGGCATCAACGGCCAGGCGGCGCCGGGCCGCAGCACCGGACAGGCCCTGGACGACATGGAGCACGTGGCGCGGCAGACCCTGCCCGCGGGCTACACCTTCGAGTGGACGGGCCTGTCTCAGGAGCAGCGGCAGGCCGGCAGCAGCGTGCTGCTCATCTTCGGCCTGGGCGTCGTCTTCGTCTTCCTGGTGCTGTCCGCGCAGTACGAGAGCTTCGCGCTGCCCGGTGTCATCCTCCTCGGCGTGCCGGTGGCCATGCTGGGCGCGCTCGCGCTGCAGAACCTGCGAGGTCTCCAGAACGACGTGTTCTGTCAGGTGGGGCTCGTGATGCTGGTGGGCCTGGCCAGCAAGAACGCCATCCTCATCGTCGAGTTCGCCGAGCAGCTGCGCACCCAGGGCCAGGGCGTGGTGGACTCCGCCATCTTCGCCGCGCAGACGCGCCTGCGGCCCATCCTGATGACGTCCATCGCCTTCCTCATGGGCGTGGTGCCGCTGATGCTGGCCAGCGGCGCGGGCGCGTCCGCGCGCAAGTCATTGGGCACCACTGTCTTCGGGGGCATGCTGCTGTCCACCTTCGTCAACCTCATCTTCATCCCCGTGCTGTACGTGTTGGTGGAAACCGCCCGCTCGCGCTACCTCAAGCGACACCCGCCCCGCACGCCGCCGCCTCCCGACGAAGCCCCGCCCCAGCCCCGGCCCGCATGA
- a CDS encoding SDR family NAD(P)-dependent oxidoreductase → MSRSEEDAGPGGPRWALVLGASSGTGAAIAEAVAQQPGLDVFGVHRGRYVDSGERMEHAVREAGRRAVPWQADASTPEAAEAGVEALRKVAGPRSVKLFVHSIAGASVGHFLSEGEDRLHARRIRRTFDTMAHSFVYWAQALVAADMLAPEARLLGLQNVLDGTHLSNTGLVSASKAALEMYVQHLAMELGPLGHRVNLLKFGTVMTPALKHVYSPEALARLEAAHARMNPAGRMCTVEEVARFVSVLAGEDAAWFNGATIDFSGGMTLKLLDLVLNA, encoded by the coding sequence ATGAGTCGCAGTGAGGAGGACGCGGGCCCGGGTGGCCCGCGGTGGGCACTCGTCCTGGGAGCGTCATCGGGCACTGGCGCGGCCATCGCGGAAGCGGTGGCGCAGCAGCCGGGGCTGGACGTCTTCGGTGTGCATCGCGGGCGGTACGTGGACAGCGGTGAGCGGATGGAGCACGCCGTGCGGGAGGCCGGGCGCCGCGCGGTGCCGTGGCAGGCGGACGCGTCCACCCCCGAGGCCGCCGAGGCCGGCGTGGAGGCACTGCGGAAGGTGGCCGGCCCGCGCAGCGTGAAGCTCTTCGTCCACTCGATTGCGGGTGCATCGGTGGGACACTTCCTGTCGGAGGGCGAGGACCGGCTGCACGCGCGCCGCATCCGCCGCACCTTCGACACCATGGCGCACTCGTTCGTGTACTGGGCGCAGGCGCTGGTGGCGGCGGACATGCTGGCTCCGGAGGCCCGGCTGCTCGGCCTGCAGAACGTGCTGGATGGCACCCACCTGTCCAACACGGGGCTCGTCAGCGCGTCGAAGGCCGCGCTGGAGATGTACGTACAGCACCTGGCGATGGAGCTGGGCCCGCTCGGGCATCGCGTCAACCTGCTCAAGTTCGGCACGGTGATGACTCCCGCGCTGAAGCACGTGTACTCACCGGAGGCGCTGGCGCGGCTGGAGGCCGCGCACGCGCGGATGAACCCGGCCGGGCGCATGTGCACGGTGGAGGAGGTGGCCCGCTTCGTCAGCGTGCTCGCGGGCGAGGACGCCGCGTGGTTCAACGGCGCCACCATCGACTTCAGCGGCGGCATGACGCTGAAGCTGCTCGACCTCGTCCTCAACGCATGA
- a CDS encoding TolC family protein → MNALLLAALLSRTGFLPGLLLAQAPPGTVRQPTPAAQSTPTPPSPQVRPPPTGDTGPLPPPMQFQVSDPLLEPVPAAPVQVSSWREAMDLLRQRSTDLRTALAQVESAAGQRRIALAGLLPSLTGTVSVQYNVLDPKATAFLGGGGTPTGIGGGTGTGGTTLTPTTPPFLGLLSASVPLLDLRAFAVLHTADESQRTAKLSLAETRRQLTGALAQALVLVSARERLAEVNRVNLRTALERQAQAERRLELGAGTRLDVVRVRQDSENARTLVVTGDEQLRQARESLGLTLGTPEAVGLARGVRLEEFLLTARNDCQKLTELTSRPDLAVARSRVKVAESQITEVKRSYLPTVDLNSTAVALTVEKGFAQVPAWNIGAALVLPFWDGGVREGQLRQTRAGAEVARQSAVGLERNVSVEVAQARRAVEVAAASRDIADRERKLAEENDRLTRRSFEVGTGTSLELIQAAAALRQAELALVVREFELEQARVQAFLAEATCNW, encoded by the coding sequence ATGAATGCCCTGCTGCTCGCAGCCCTGCTCTCCCGCACCGGCTTCTTGCCCGGACTGCTGCTCGCACAGGCGCCTCCGGGCACCGTGCGGCAGCCAACACCCGCCGCGCAGTCCACGCCCACGCCCCCGAGCCCCCAGGTCCGGCCTCCTCCCACGGGAGACACCGGCCCCCTGCCGCCGCCCATGCAGTTCCAGGTGTCGGACCCGCTCCTGGAGCCCGTGCCCGCCGCGCCGGTGCAGGTGTCCTCGTGGCGGGAAGCCATGGACCTGCTCCGCCAGCGCTCCACGGACCTGCGCACCGCGCTCGCCCAGGTGGAGTCCGCGGCGGGCCAGCGCCGCATCGCCCTCGCGGGCCTGCTGCCGAGCCTCACCGGCACCGTGTCCGTCCAGTACAACGTGCTCGACCCCAAGGCGACGGCCTTCCTCGGAGGTGGAGGCACCCCCACCGGCATCGGCGGCGGGACGGGCACCGGCGGCACCACCCTCACCCCCACCACGCCGCCCTTCCTGGGCCTGCTGAGCGCGTCGGTGCCGTTGCTCGACCTGCGCGCGTTCGCCGTGCTGCACACCGCTGACGAGTCGCAGCGCACCGCGAAGCTGTCCCTCGCGGAGACGCGGCGCCAGCTCACCGGGGCGCTCGCGCAGGCCCTCGTCCTCGTCTCCGCCCGCGAGCGGCTCGCCGAGGTCAACCGCGTCAACCTCCGCACCGCGCTGGAGCGGCAGGCCCAGGCCGAGCGCCGGTTGGAGTTGGGTGCGGGCACCCGGCTGGACGTGGTGCGCGTGCGGCAGGATTCCGAGAACGCCCGCACCCTCGTGGTGACGGGTGACGAGCAATTGCGACAGGCGCGCGAGTCGCTCGGCCTGACGCTGGGCACACCGGAAGCAGTGGGGCTCGCGCGCGGCGTCCGGCTCGAGGAGTTCCTCCTGACGGCACGCAACGACTGCCAGAAATTGACGGAGCTCACGAGCCGGCCGGACCTCGCGGTGGCGCGCTCCCGCGTCAAGGTGGCTGAATCACAAATCACGGAGGTGAAGCGCAGCTACCTGCCCACGGTGGACCTCAACAGCACCGCGGTGGCCCTCACCGTGGAGAAGGGCTTCGCGCAGGTGCCGGCGTGGAACATCGGCGCCGCCCTCGTGCTGCCCTTCTGGGACGGCGGCGTGCGCGAGGGCCAGTTGCGGCAGACGCGCGCCGGGGCGGAGGTGGCGCGGCAGAGCGCGGTGGGGCTGGAGCGCAACGTCTCGGTGGAGGTGGCCCAGGCGCGGCGCGCGGTGGAGGTGGCCGCCGCGTCCCGCGACATCGCCGACCGCGAGCGCAAGCTCGCCGAGGAGAACGACCGGCTCACCCGCCGCAGCTTCGAGGTGGGCACCGGCACCAGCCTGGAGCTCATCCAGGCCGCGGCGGCGCTGCGGCAGGCGGAGCTGGCGCTGGTGGTCCGCGAGTTCGAGCTGGAGCAGGCACGGGTCCAGGCATTCCTGGCGGAGGCGACATGCAACTGGTGA